Part of the Actinomyces howellii genome, GCGATCTCGAGGGCCGGGATGAGGTCGGCCGCGGTGAAGGGCTTGACGACGTAGGCCATCGCCCCCGCGGCGCTGGCACGCTCGACGAGCTCGGTCTGGGAGAAGGCCGTGAGCATGACCACCGCCAGGGAGTGCTTGTCGAGGATGCGCTCGGCAGCCGTGATGCCGTCCAGGACGGGCATCTTGACATCCATGACGACGAGGTCCGGCTGGTGCTCGTCGACGAGGCGGACCGCCTCCTCGCCGTCAGCGGCCTCAGCGACGACCTCGTAACCGGCCTCGGTGAGGATCTCGACGATGTCGAGCCGGATCAGCGTCTCGTCCTCGGCGACGATGACGGTGCGGGTGCGGGAGGAACCAGACTCGTTGCTCACACCACGATCCTAGTATGCTCATCCACAGCACCGCACGTCAGACGCGGTGCGCGCCTCCGTAGCCCAACTGGCAGAGGCATCCGACTCAAAATCGGAGTGTTGAGGGTTCGAGTCCCTCCGGAGGTACCAGGACCGGCGGAATCCCGCCCGTGAGCCGGTCACTCACCGCGTGCCGGCCCTCGCCGGTCACCCCGCTGGCCCCGCTCATCACCCCCCGTGAGGGCTGAGCGGGGCGAGCGGGCGCCGGCGGATCACCCTGGACAGGCTCAGCCGGCCCCAGGCGACCCCGGCCGGCCCCAGTCGGCCCCTCAACCGGTCTCAGACCGCCTCACGGACGGCGTCAGTCGACCTCGCCGACGGTGTGGACGCGGATCGAGTTGGTCGAGCCGGGGGTGCCGGGGGGCATGCCGGCCACGATGATGACCGTGTCCCCGACCCGGGCCAGGTGCCTGGCCTGGAGCATCTCGTCGACCTGGGCGACCATCTCGTCGGTGTGCGTGACCGAGGGGACCTCGTAGGGCGCCACGCCCCAGGAGATCGCGAGCTGGTTGCGGGTCGAGCACAGCGGCGTGAAGGCGAGCAGCGGGATCGGTGAGCGCAGGCGCGACAGCCGCCTGGCGGTGTCCCCGGACTGGGTGAAGGTGACGAGGTAGGTCGCGTCGAGCTGCTCGCCCATCTCGGCGGCGGCGCGGGTCAGGGCTCCGCCGCGGGTCTGCGGGTAGGAGCCCAGGGCGGCGATGCGCTCGCCGCCGTTCTCCTCGACGTTCTCGATGATGCTGGCCATCGTGCGCACGGCCTCGATGGGGTAGGCGCCCACGGAGGTCTCCCCGGAGAGCATGACGGCGTCGGCGCCGTCGAGGATGGCGTTGGCGCAGTCCGAGGCCTCGGCGCGCGTGGGCCGCGGGTTGTGGATCATCGACTCGAGCACCTGGGTGGCCACGATGACGGGCTTGGCCTGCCTGCGGGCGAGCTCGATGGCGCGCTTCTGGACGAGCGGCACCGCCTCGAGGGGCATCTCGACGCCGAGGTCGCCGCGGGCCACCATGATGCCGTCGAAGGCCGAGACGATGTCGAGGAGGTTGGCCACCGCCTGGGGCTTCTCGATCTTGGCGATGACCGGGATGCGCACACCGACCTCGTCCATGATCTCGTGGACGTCCGCGATGTCGTCGGCGGAGCGGACGAAGGACAGGGCGATGAAGTCGGCCCCGATCTTGAGGGCCCACCGCAGGTCCCCGCGGTCCTTCTCGCTGAGGGCCGGCACCGAGACCGCCACACCCGGCAGGTTGATGCCCTTGTTGTTCGACACGTAGCCGGGCACCTCGACCTTCGTGACGACGTCGGTGTCCGTGACCGCCACGACGCGCACGGCGACGTTGCCGTCGTCGATGAGGAGCCGGTCCCCGGGACGACAGTCCCCGGGCAGGCCCTTGAAGGTCGTCGAGACCCGCTTGACGGTGCCCAGGACGTCGTCGGTCGTGATCGTGAACTCGTCGCCCTTGTTGAGCATGACCTTCTGGTCGCCCACGAACCTGCCCAGGCGGATCTTGGGTCCCTGGAGGTCGACGAGGATGGCCACCGGGCGTCCGGAGGCCTCGGCGGCCGCGCGCACGCGGGCGATGACCTCCTCCTGGTCCTCCGCTCGCCCGTGGGAGCGGTTGATGCGGCACACGTTCATGCCCGCGTCCACGAGCGCTTGCACCTGCTCGGGCGAGTCGGTGGCTGGTCCCAGGGTGCATACGATCTTGGCTCTGCGCATGGGCTAAGCCTAGAGGATCGACTCAGGCCGGTGGGGTGTCGTCTGCGCAACGTGGCGGGACCGGTGGCCTCAGGGCTGGAGCTGGACCTGCGTCGGGGTGACCGGGGAGGCCAGTCCCGTCGAGCCGCTCAGGTAGCGGTCCACGGCCGCCGCGGCCGCCCTCCCCTCGGCGATGGCCCACACGATGAGGCTCTGACCGCGCCCGGCGTCGCCTGCGACGAAGACCCCCAGGACCGCAGTGGCCCACTGGTCGTCACGCACGACCCTGCCGCGCCCGTCGACCTCGAGCCCGAGCTGGGCGATGACGCCGGTCGGGGCGACTCCTGTGAACCCCATCGCGAGCAGGACGAGCTGGGCGGGGATGACGCGCTCGGTGCCCGGGACGGCCACCGGACGCCCGCCCTCGAGGCGCACCTCGGTCAGCCGCAGGGAGCCCACGCGCCCGGCTCCGTCGTCGATCATCTCGACCGTCGAGGTGGCCCACAGGCGCTCTCCGCCCTCCTCGTGGGCGCTGGCGACCTTGTAGAGCCGGGGGTAGGTGGGCCAGGGCTGGCCCTCGGGCCGCTCGGTCGGCGGAGCGGGCATGATCTCGATGGAGGTCACCGAGGCCGCGCCCTGGCGGATCGCCGTGCCCAGGCAGTCCGCGCCGGTGTCGCCGCCTCCGATGATGACGACGTCCTTGCCCTCGGCGCTGATCGAGGTGGGGCCCTGGCCGTGGACCTCCCGGGTGGCGGCCGTCAGGTAGTCGAGGGCCTGGACGGTGCCCTCCAGCTCGCGGCCGGGGACCTGCAGGTCCCGGCGCTGGGGGGTTCCCACCGCGATGACGACGGCGTCGTAGGACTCGAGCAGCTCGGTGCCGGTGAGGTCGGTGCCGACCTCGACGCCTGTGCGGAAGCGTGTCCCCTCGGCCTCCATCTGGGCCAGGCGCCGGTCGAGGACAGCCTTCTCGAGCTTGAACTCCGGGATTCCGTAGCGCAGCAGCCCCCCGGGCAGGTCGTCGCGCTCGAAGACGGCCACGGTGTGGCCCGCGCGGGTCAGCTGCTGGGCGGCCGCCAGCCCCGCGGGTCCCGAGCCGATGACCGCCACGGTCGAGCCGGTCAGGAACGCCGGCACCTGCGGGTCGACCAGGCCGGCCTCGAAGGCTGCCTCGGCGATGGAGTGCTCGATGTTCTTGATCGTGATCGCCGGCTGGTTGATGCCCAGGGTGCAGGCGTACTCGCAGGGCGCCGGGCACAGCCTGCCGGTCAGCTCGGGGAAGTTGTTCGTGGCGTGGAGTCGCTCGACGGCCGCGGGCAGGTCGTCCTTCCACGTCAGGTCGTTCCACTCGGGGATGAGGTTGCCCAGGGGGCAGGCCGAGTGGCAGAACGGGATGCCGCAGTCCATGCAGCGCGAGGCCTGGCGACGCACCATGGCCTCGTCCTGGGTGCCACGGTCCTCGACCTCCCGGTAGTCGAGGATGCGGACCTCGACCGGCCGGTAGGAGGGGAGCTCGCGCTCGGTCGTCGTCAGGAAGCCGCGGGGATCAGCCACGGGACACCTCCAGGATGCTCTGCCACACGGTGGGGTCGGACGGGGTCAGGCCCTCGGACTGCGCCTGGGCCAGGATCCTGCGCACCGCCGCGTAGTGGCGCGGCAGGATCCGGGTGAAGCGGTCGGCCAGGGACGCGGGGTCGGCCAGGAGCGCGGCCGCGCGCTGTGAGCCGGTCTCGGCCACGTGCGTCTCCAGGACGGCCGTGAGGTCCTCGACGTCGGCCTCCTCCAGGGGCGCCAGGTCGATGGCTCCCGAGGCCAGGGCCTCGGCGTTGACGGTGGCGGGGTCGAGGTCGAGCACGTACCCGGTCCCGCCGGACATGCCGGCGGCCAGGTTGCGTCCGGTGGGACCCAGGATGACCGCGGTCCCGCCGGTCATGTACTCCAGGGCGTGGTCCCCTGCGCCCTCGGCCACGAGCGTCGCCCCGGAGTTGCGCACGGCGAAGCGCTCACCGACCCTCCCCCGGATGTACAGCTCGCCCGCGGTGGCGCCGTAGCCGATGACGTTGCCTGCGATGACGTTGTCCTCGGCGACGAAGCCGGCCTCGGGGCCGGGCCGCACGCTGACCCGCCCGCCGCACAGGGACTTGCCGACGTAGTCGTTGGCGTCCCCGGTCAGGCGGATCGTGACGCCCCGGGGCATGAAGGCTCCCAGGGACTGCCCGGCGGACCCGGTGAGGTTGACCTCGATGGTGCCGTCGGCCATGCCGTCGTCGCCGTAGGTCTTGGCGATCTCGTGGCCGAGCATCGTGCCCACGGACCGGTCGGTGTTCTCCACGGTCAGCGACACGCTCACACGCGTCCCGCTGCGCAGGGCGGGGGCCGCCTGGGAGATGAGCGTGCGGTCGAGGACCCCCTCGAGGCCGTGGTCCTGGGGGCGGGCGTGGTGGAGGGAGGAGCCCGGGCTCGGCTGGGCCATCGTCAGGGTCGCGCTCAGGTCGAGCCCGGCGGCCTTCCAGTGGTCGACGGCCTGCCGCGTGTCGAGGAGGTCGGCGCGCCCGACGGCCTCCTCGATGCTGCGCAGGCCGAGGCTGGCCAGGAGCTCGCGCACCTCCTCGGCGATGTAGCGGAAGAAGGTGACGATGAACTCGGGGCGTCCGCTGAAGCGCTCCCGCAGGACCGGGTTCTGGGTGGCCACCCCCACCGGGCAGGTGTCGAGGTGGCACTTGCGCATCATGATGCAGCCCGAGACGACGAGCGCCGTCGTGGCGAAGCCGAACTCCTCGGCGCCCAGCAGCGCGGCGATCACGACGTCACGACCGGTCTTGAGCTGGCCGTCGCACTGGACGACGATCCGGTCCCGCAGGTCGTTGAGGACGAGGGTCTGCTGCGCCTCGGCCAGGCCGATCTCCCAGGGCGCGCCGGCGTGCTTGATGCTCGTCAGGGGCGCGGCACCGGTGCCTCCGTCGAAGCCGGAGATGAGCACGACGTCGGCCCGCGCCTTCGAGACGCCTGCGGCCACCGTGCCCACGCCGATCTCGGAGACGAGCTTGACGTGGATGCGTGCCTCCTCGTTGGCGTTCTTGAGGTCGGAGATGAGCTGGGCGAGGTCCTCGATGGAGTAGATGTCGTGGTGCGGCGGCGGGGAGACGAGCCCGACCCCCGGGGTGGAGCGGCGTGCCTGGGCCACCCACGGGTAGACCTTGTGGGCGGGCAGCTGGCCGCCCTCCCCGGGCTTGGCTCCCTGGGCCATCTTGATCTGGATGTCCTCGGCGAAGGTGAGGTACTCGGCGGTCACCCCGAAGCGGCCGGAGGCGACCTGCTTGATCTTGGAGCAGCGCTCGGGGTCGTGGAGCCGCTCACGCATCTCCCCTCCCTCGCCGGTGTTGGACTTGCCGCCCAGGCGGTTCATCGCC contains:
- a CDS encoding ANTAR domain-containing response regulator, which translates into the protein MSNESGSSRTRTVIVAEDETLIRLDIVEILTEAGYEVVAEAADGEEAVRLVDEHQPDLVVMDVKMPVLDGITAAERILDKHSLAVVMLTAFSQTELVERASAAGAMAYVVKPFTAADLIPALEIAASRHEEIRSLESEISDLQERFETRKRVDRAKGLLMEKMGLSEPESFRWLQKTSMNRRLTMREVADAVIEQVGGS
- the pyk gene encoding pyruvate kinase, translated to MRRAKIVCTLGPATDSPEQVQALVDAGMNVCRINRSHGRAEDQEEVIARVRAAAEASGRPVAILVDLQGPKIRLGRFVGDQKVMLNKGDEFTITTDDVLGTVKRVSTTFKGLPGDCRPGDRLLIDDGNVAVRVVAVTDTDVVTKVEVPGYVSNNKGINLPGVAVSVPALSEKDRGDLRWALKIGADFIALSFVRSADDIADVHEIMDEVGVRIPVIAKIEKPQAVANLLDIVSAFDGIMVARGDLGVEMPLEAVPLVQKRAIELARRQAKPVIVATQVLESMIHNPRPTRAEASDCANAILDGADAVMLSGETSVGAYPIEAVRTMASIIENVEENGGERIAALGSYPQTRGGALTRAAAEMGEQLDATYLVTFTQSGDTARRLSRLRSPIPLLAFTPLCSTRNQLAISWGVAPYEVPSVTHTDEMVAQVDEMLQARHLARVGDTVIIVAGMPPGTPGSTNSIRVHTVGEVD
- a CDS encoding glutamate synthase subunit beta translates to MADPRGFLTTTERELPSYRPVEVRILDYREVEDRGTQDEAMVRRQASRCMDCGIPFCHSACPLGNLIPEWNDLTWKDDLPAAVERLHATNNFPELTGRLCPAPCEYACTLGINQPAITIKNIEHSIAEAAFEAGLVDPQVPAFLTGSTVAVIGSGPAGLAAAQQLTRAGHTVAVFERDDLPGGLLRYGIPEFKLEKAVLDRRLAQMEAEGTRFRTGVEVGTDLTGTELLESYDAVVIAVGTPQRRDLQVPGRELEGTVQALDYLTAATREVHGQGPTSISAEGKDVVIIGGGDTGADCLGTAIRQGAASVTSIEIMPAPPTERPEGQPWPTYPRLYKVASAHEEGGERLWATSTVEMIDDGAGRVGSLRLTEVRLEGGRPVAVPGTERVIPAQLVLLAMGFTGVAPTGVIAQLGLEVDGRGRVVRDDQWATAVLGVFVAGDAGRGQSLIVWAIAEGRAAAAAVDRYLSGSTGLASPVTPTQVQLQP